Genomic DNA from Nitratidesulfovibrio vulgaris str. Hildenborough:
TTGCTTACTTCGTAGATGAACTGGAGCTGCTCTCGGGCGCCAGCGCTGCTGCCGGTGACGGTGGTATAGGCACGGTTCAGCCTGTCGGCCTGCATTGCGGCATCGAAGCAGGCCTTAGCTGCTGCACCGGCAGCAAGCCCGATAGCCGCCACGTAGGGTACGGCCGACATGGCCGCGCTCCCCAGCATTCGAGCACCACCTGTAACGTCGCCGCTCTTGATGCGGAATGACGCGAGCTCCATCGTGGACATGCCCGCGGCCTTACCAAGTGAAGAGAAGGCGCGCTCGGCTTCATTGATGGCCTTTTGTTCTAGAACTCGCTGCTGCAGTTGGCGGAGCCCGACCTCGGACAAGCCAGTGATCTTTGTCAGTGCTCCGAGTTCGGCTCCAAGCTTGGAGAAGTCGGTGCCCACTGCGGACGCTCGTCGCCCGACTTTCGAGAGATTATCCGTTAAGCCAGCAAGTGCGCTTTCAGCCTGCTTCGGTGAGATGGCACTATTCATGGCGTCAGCGATACCCGCAGCTTCCTGGCGGACAATCACTTTCGCGGCATTCAGATCTTGTTTGAGCTGTGAGTAGTCGCCGCTGATGACAACGGATACTCCGGGAATGCGCATCGTGCCTCCAACTGGAGGCAATCGCGTAGGGTGTGGGGGATAATGGGTGTGTCAGGCTCTGTTTGGGGCATCACCGTGTTCCAAGCGAAGTCCCTTCATGAACAAGCCGTCTGGGGAGGCGTTGTTGACCGTGTGTATTTCTGTGTGTATATTCTACGCGTAAGGAGGCTGAATGAAACGTTCAGACATCCTTAGGGCTCTTCAACGCGCAGGCCTCGTGCTTGACGAGGGTGGCAAACACACCAAGGTTTACACACCTGATGGAAGATTTGTCGCAACCGTTCCTCGCCACAAGGAAATCAAAGATTTTCTTGCCAAGAGGATTGCGGAACAGACTGGCGTGAAGTTGCTCTAGACCGCGGGAGGGGCTCGCCCCTCCCCATTAGCCCAGAGGAGAGATGGTATGCTGTGTTATTTTGCAGCCTTTACGCCGGTCAAAGAGGGCGGTTTTGCAGTCCACTTCCCAGATATTCCCGAGGCTCTTACCCAGGGCGAAACCTTCCAGGAGTGCCTTGAGAACGCTGAGGATGTACTGTCGGAGGCTATTTCCGAGTACGCTGCTGCTCGCAAGCCCTTACCGACGCCAAGTACCTTACAGGAGGCGAAGGCCTACGCGGAACGGAATGACGCTGGGGCAGGGGAGTCTTTTCTGCAGCTTGTCCAAGCTCCCGGAACGGATACGACTCCTGTGCGAATCAATGTCAGTATTCCAAAGTATGTGCTTGAGCGCATAGACCGCAAGGCAAAGGCGCTCGGCATGAACCGGTCGCGCTTTTTGTCCGAAGCTGCGTTGCGGTGCGCAGTCTGACACCACCCCACAGGGCCGGGATAACCTCCCGGCCCTCTTCGTTTCCACCCACACCCTATTCGATTGCCAATGATCTTACGGCTGGACACCGCTTTTCTTGTCGTTCCACTGCTCCATGAGCAGGGGAAACACTTCAGACTCAAGGCGTAGGCACCGGTCCATGTCGTCCCGAGTGCCGCCGTATGCATCAACGACCTGCGCCACGTCGGTAGCGCGCAGTTTTTGCGGTACCACCCCGCCCATACCGACCGACAGCATGGGCCGGTTGAACTCGTGGAGGGTGGCCCAGACCTTCCACGCACACCTATTCTCAAACGCCAGCTCCGGGCGCGGACACTCGGCACAGGGTGGGGCCCCGTCCCATGCCTCGGTGCAATCCTCACAGCTAGTGCCCGTGAGTTGCCACCGCGCCCAGTCGATCAGTTTTTTTCAAGAGCCTGTGCCGCGGCGTCGGTCTGCTCAATGAGCCTGTCCAGCAGGCCGTTGACTAAGCGCGCGAACACGAGGCTTTCACGCATGAGTGTGGCCTTGTTCTCTGCGTTACAGGGGATGGCCTTGCCGTGCTCGTCTTCGATGCCGTCCCAATCCATGATCGAGTAGTCCCAGATCAATTCGGACCGGCGAGCTTCGTCCACTTCGACATCAACGGAGCGAACACCGCGCTTCCACACTTCGCGCTTGTTGGTCGTAGCGCTGTATATTTCGTCGAGGGCCGCGCCGTTGCACAGGCGTATGGTGAGACGGGCGCCATCACCTATGTCGAAGGTCGTACCGGGGTTCAGATTGGAAAGGTTGAATTTCATGGAGCCTCCTATTTCCATGTCAGGGTGATGGAGTCTTCACCTTCGGTGCCGAGGGCTGTGTAGTCGATGGACACATCAAGAGTCGGGGCGTTGGCACTGACCTTGGGCACCTGCAGCTTGCAGCGAGGCATATCGATTTGGAGCTTCTTCCCTGCCGTGTCCCCGACGATCAGGGAGATTGCCTGTTCACTGCCAGCGATGCCGTCCATGAACTGCGCCATGTCATTCTGGCGGAAGTAGCTGGAGAGACTGCCGGTCACGCTTCGATTGTTCTCTGCGTAATCGGTGGGGTAGCCGTTTGTGGTGATTTCATCGTCCAGCATCTTCACCTTGTCGTCGTAGCTCAGCGAAAGCTCCTTGATGCTCTTGGTGATGCCGCCGATGGTGAGGCTGGTCTTACGTGATTCGAGTGGCGCCCCCACGGAGGTTCCTGCAGGGAGGTATCCTTCGATGATGTCGTCCTGCGTCCATCCTCCGGCCCCGACGCCCGTAGAGAGGGTCAGGGTGTTGGTGATCGTGTTCACTGCCGTTACGGTGTATCCATTCACGCCTTTGTCGGCTTTGGTGGCGTTCCAGATCACAGCACCCACGGTGTACTTCTTGGCATCGTAGACCTGCACAGAGGTTGCGTCGGCGGTTGCAGTCGTCTTGACTGCATCACGCCCGGCCCAGCCCATCTGCATGAAGCTCCCGCCCACTTCGAAAAGAACCGCTCCCTTGTTCTTGGCCGACAGCCGAAGAGTCTCCGCCACCGCCCCGAGTGCGAAGAACACCGTGTGCCCGCGCTTGGCAAAGAGCGAGAAGGACGGTTTGGACATCGCGGGGCTGTAGACCACTGCGGATCCTCCGCTGACAGCCTTGCTCCCAAGGAGCGACTCAAACAGTACGTCACCCATGGGGACACTGCCTGCGGTCCCATCAGGGCGGGCGTAAATGGGAATCGAGAACGTGCCAGCGAGCATGGCATCCTGGAACTGTGCCAGAACGTCGCGGCTGTTCTTGATCTCTTCCGAGTTGGTGAAGCTCGGGTTTTGGCTCAAATCGACGTATCCGGCAGGGATGATGAGCGGCGCGGCGGCGGCAGGGAAAGCCATTGCCCCGCGCATTGTCTCTTTGACCGCGAAAACGGTCTGCTGCCGTGCGGCGCCGATGATGTTGGTGGGAGCAGGCATGATGCATCCTCCTAAAGTTTGGCGATCCAAATTTCGTAGGTGATATGGTAGAGCCACAACCCGCCATCACGAACGCGGGTCGCGTGTGTTCTCTCCATGCCGAGGTTGTTAGGGGTCCCGACCCCCGGCAAGTCACAGTCGTCATAGAGGGCAATCAGAGCAGAGCGGATTCTTTCCGCTTCTTCTGCACTGGAACGGTTGCTCACGATGGAGAATTGGACCTCGCAGCGGTCGGCAAACGGTGTGGAGACGTCGCTGACGAGAGTCATGACGATGTAGGGCATCGCTGCGCGTTCGGGAGCCTCGGTGTCGTAGAGCCTGCCTTGTACGGATGCCCACAGGGGGGTGTGCGGCATCGCTGCGAACCGCGCGTAGATGGACTGCATCAGCGCTTGCATGGCTATCCTTCCCATCCGAAGGCGTCGGGCATGCCGAAATCGGCATGTGCCCCACCTCCCGCCGCGAAGCCTGCCATGCGGCGAGCCATGACCTTGGCAAGGGCCGGACGCAGGAACGGGCAAGCCGGCATGGCACGCACTTCCTTGGCGAAGATCAGCCCTCCATCGGAAGCCCAGACTCCATCGAGGAACATCCGCCCCTGTTTGGTGCTTTTGCGTGGGCCCTGCGTCCCAAACTCGACGAGATGCGCATGGGGTGCCGTAGCAGCTACGACAAGGACTCTTTCACCGTCGTCACCTCGCTCTCTCTTGATCTTGATGGACTTGCGCAGCGTTCCCGTTTTGTCGGCGAACGCGGACGATGCTCTGGCCTCGTTCCGTACTTCAGCGGCGATGGCCTCAAGCTGGGCTTCGGCGTATGCGCTGAATTCCCTCCAGTCGATGCTGGCCGGGAGGCTGATATCGACTTCTGCCCTGATGAACGAGTTGCGCCTACGCATCGATGGACCTCTCAACGCACATGAGGTGCAGGTCCTGCCTCCGTTCGTTGGGGCACAGCACTGCATCGATTTGAAAGATCCTTGTTCCGACCTGGATTCGCATGTCGGGCGTTATTCCTTCCCGGAATCGGATTCGCACGCGGTGTGAGACATCACTTTGGGCCTGCTTGGCGGCCATGTAGGCTTTGCCTGTTAACGGCTGCACCTCTGCCCAAAGGGTGTCCACGTCGACCCACGAATCGGAACCGCCTCCCATGCCGTCAGGGGTGCGAACCATCCTCTGCAAGGTAATCCTATGGCGAAGCGAACCGGCTCCCATCAGATGCCCCCAGGAATGATGAAAGGGTCGAGCAGGGCGTCTACGAATGTCCGAGGCATCTCGCCGATGACATGTCCCACGGCATAGGCTTCACGCTGTTCGTACATGGTTCCGATGCGCACGAGCATCCATTGCGTGATGGGGGCGGGGACTTCCGGCCAACCAGCCTTGACCGTCATGCAGACATTCCCCCGTGGGAAGTCGGAACCCGGCGTCACGGTTGCCAGCATCGGCCTCTCGTTCACGGAAACCCCTGAAGGGGTGAAGGTGTAACGCGAGGTGTCGACCCTGTTGCCCTCGACGCGTACCTCCGTGAGTTCAGTGCAGGGGGACAAGGGGAATGTGTACGGCCCGGTAATCCCGCCATCCACGACGACATCCCACAGTGATTCGCAGACAACACGGCCGATGAGGCCTTCGGCTTGCTGGCGTGCGGCGCTGATGAGTCCCATCAAAAGCGCGTCATCTTGCGAGCCATCGACACGGCAATGCGTTTTGACGTGCTCTAGTGTGACTGGCTCTGCTGTGGCTGGTCTGATGCAGCGGATGGAGATCATGGGCTAGGCCTCGGCCTTCTCTGGAGGCATCCCTATGCAAATGGGCTCAGGGATATCCTCCTCGAATACGTCCTTTTCGCGAGCTTCCGTGTCCGCAGCGCCATCACGCGCCAGTACCTCAATGATGTTGGCCGGGCCCACGAAGAACTGTCCTGACCGCACAGGATAGCCAAATTCGTGCAGGTCGATGAGAGCTCGGGCTTTGGTCAGTTCTTGTGAAGCCTCTGGGGCCTGCTGCTGTGCAGTGGAGGCGGGGTCGTTTTTCTTCGACATGGCGATCTCCTGTGGCAGGGGCGGGGTGAACCCGCCCCTTGGTGGTTAGGTGGCGGAGTTTTGGTAGAACTTGATGGCGTTGGTGTCCGTATTGACGCCGCCAGACCTGCAGAATGCGAGGAAGCCGATCTGCCCCTTTTTCATGAAGGCGGAGTCGGTGAATCGGTACATCTCCACCGACATGGCATCCCGGATGGTGTAGGCCTTGAGGTGGCCAAAGAGGATGGACTTGGCGTTGGCAGCCATGACCGCCATGTTCTGGTTGATGGCGTATCCGTAGCCGAGGATGGTGGCGGGAGCCGAGCCTGCCACATCAGGCATCCAGAGCGGGCGGCCATCCCCATCTTTCAGCTTCTTGACGGCCTTCAGGGTGAGGTCGTGGAACATCCAGCGAGCGCCCAAGGCCCGGTATGCCGGGTCAACACTGTGCTCAAGGTCCACGAGGTCATCGTAGGTCACCGTGGCAGCCTGTCCGGTGGCCCCGACCTTGCCGGCCGAGATGTCCTTCAAGATGCCAGAGGGCTGTCCCGTGCCGGTGCCGAGGGTGAACATGCGGTTCTGGATGCGTGCAACACGAGTGGCAATGCGGCTGCGGATGAACGCTTCGATGTCGACGCCGCTGTCTTGCAGGAGTTCGATGGGGACGGCGATGGTCTTCGACGAGAACTTGTACACGGGCAGGCCTACGGTGCCGAAGCTGGCATCCGCATCGCTTGCCGCTGCGTTCTGATCGACGATCTCGCCTTCTTCACTGGTGCCGTCGCTGGTCGGGTAGTTCAGCGGCGCTCCGGATGCCGTGGTGATGATGGTGGCCACGTCCCGCATGCCGCCGAAGGCCTTCAAGGCTTCAATGATCGAGGTGGCCGTTTCGCGCGGGACAGTGTACCCGCCCTCGGAATCGGTGGTGGTGCTCATGGTGTTGAGCACACGGAAGTCATCCTCGGAAAGGGCTCTGTCTCCGCCTCGAAGCCATTTGGCGTAAATCGCGGCAGCGGGATTGGCAGTGTCTTTGGCCTTGCGTGCCGCCGCATCAGTGACGTCGGAGATGATGCATGCATCGGCTGCCAGGGCGACGGCCTTTTCGTGGCGTGCGATGGCCTCATCCAAGTCGGTGATGTCGGCAGCGAGAGCATCCAGCTTGGTCTTGATATCGTCGGGCAGCTTGCCGGGGTTTTGGTCGAGGATGTTGCGGTACTCCCGCGCCTTAGCCGTGCGCTCTTCGCGCAGAGACTGGATGGACATAGCAAAACGCTCCTGTGCGTCGGAACGCCGGGCCATGTCGGGCGGGCGAGTGGGGTGAGTGGTGCGGGCGGGCCAGAGGCCGGACCGAAAAGGACTACTGGAGAAGCGACCTCATGAGGCCGACGATGTGGCGGAATGTGTCGGGGAACCGGGTGCGCACAGCGTCTAGCATGCGCGCATACTCCATGATCTTTTCGTCGCAGGTCATGCGGTCACCTCATGGAAGCGGGCTATGCGTTCGTAATGGTCGCGCTCGCACGAGTCAGGGGTGTCATCGGTATCTGCATCGAGCACGTTGTCATCGACGACAGGAGCCTTTGCGTACACGCCAAGGTTCCAATTGGCCTGTGCTTTCGGTGCGGACTCCTCAATGGAGTCCGCAAGGCCCGCCTCGACAGCCTCTTGCGCAGTAAACCACGTCTCGGCAGCCATCATTTCTGCCATGTCGGATACGGATTTGCCGCATTTCTGCGAGTACGTCTCGGCAAGCGTCCCGTCGAGTTTCTCGAGCAGGGATGCAGTCTGTATCAGGTCGTCACTGTTGCCAGCCGTGAACACCCAGGCCTTGTGGATCATCATGAATGCGCCGGGGGCCATCAACACATCGTCACAGGCGATTGCAACGAAAGACGCGGCAGAGGCGGCATAGCCATCAACGTGCGCGATGACCTTGGCGGGGTGCCCCTTGATTGCGGCCTCCATGCATCGGGCAGCGAACACCTCCCCGCCGGGAGAGTTGATGCGCAAGTGGATGGTGCTGGCCGTGATCGCATTGAGCTCACGCACGAAGGCTTCGGCTGACACCCCTCCCCAATAGTCGTCGGTGACGATCACATCATAGAGGTAGATCGTCGCTTCTTCGCCGTTGGCTTCGGCTCTCATCGGTTTTCGCGCGGACGCTTTGGCATTGTCGCGCAGCAGGCGTAGCACATTAGGCATCGGCCTTTCCTCCTCGCGTCTCTGCGGGACGCTGCATGGTGTCGCCTCCTGCTATGGGGGGCAGCCCTTCGGCAGATCGGATTTCGTTCACGGTCATGAATCCAGGCTCCTGCATCGAGCCACGAGCCGTACGATAGTATTCGCCACGGGTCTTCGTGTCACCGCGGGTGAGTTCTGATTCGTCGAACTCCGCGAAGTGACCGTCACCCCGGAAAATCTTGACCTCCAGTTCTTGTTCAAATGCCGTCAGATGGTCGTTGAGCGTGAAGGTCGTGAACCAACGGGCCATCTGTTCGACTCCGGCCCCCCACGATGACGTCTTTTCTGTCTCTCCGACCATCACCGGCGGCACACCGAAGAACCTGCAGATGTCGATCACGCTGAACTGGCGCGACTGGATGAGTTGGGCGTCATCGGCGGTCATTGACAACTGCTTGGCCTCGCCGCCTTCTGTCAGTACGAGCGGCTTATGATGGTTATGAGCCCCGGCGTACCGCTCGCTGATGTGTGCGCGAATCATCTCGACGGCTTCGGGTGTCATCTTTGCGGGGTATTGCAACGCGAAGGCTGACTGCATCCCGTTTGCGAAGAAGGCTGCGCTGGACTTCTCAGCGGCGAGACCAAGGCCGATGCCCTGAGCTGCTGCCGAAATGGTGGACAATCCCCGTTTGCCGTCCCATCCGACGTTGGGGATATGCAGCATGTCGTCTTGGTCGATCATGGACTGCGCACCGTCTTCCCAAGTCACGCGATAGAATAGACGGTTGCGCTCGACGCCGGGCAGCTTGTCCAAGCCGAGCTCCCAAGCCCAATAGATGGCTACGTTGCGTGGGTCGATGGGGTACAAGGCAACAGGATCCCCTGACCGGGTTCGAATGACATGGGCGTACGCATTCCCCTGCAACACCTTCGATTGCGCCAGAAACCGCCAGAACGTGGCTGCCGTCATAAAACGGTTGGGCCTGACGCGCAGCATGCTGGCTATGGTGTGTCCTGGGGCAATCTCTCTACCGTCATCGCGGCGTCGACGGTAGATTTTGACGGGAGCGGAGGCAATCGCCCCTCCGATTAGCCGAACGCAGGCGAATACGGCAGAGAAACGCATCGCTGTAGACTCGTTCACGATAACCCCGGAAGCTACACGACTGCCTCCAAAGGTTTCAAACCATGAGTCGGCGTCAGCGAGGTTCAACGATGCTGCGTTTTTCGGTGACACTTCTTTGCGCCCCAAGATACGATCGAGCCATCCCATCAGAGCACCACAAACCCTTGCGTAATGGTTCCGTCATCCACAGGGGCGGCAAGTGCTCGGCCCATGGCCATAATGGCCGCCACAGCACCGTCGATCTTGTATTCTGCCCGATCCTTGCGTGGGAACACGTTGTCTTTGGCATCGGTATGGCAAACCACGTTCGATATGCACCACGTCAGTACAGGGTTGCCGTTGTGATGCAGCTTGCCGGAAGCCACCAACGCTTCGAGTTGCTTCATGGGCTCGCTGAAGTTCTTCACCGTGGCCCCGAACTCGACCATCGGGATGCCTTCATCGGCCAAGTGGGTGACAAGCTGGGCCGCTTGGAAGGGGTCATATGGCATCTCTATGGGGGTAAGGAGCTTGGCCCGCTCTTTGATGCGCTCCTCTATGGCATCGTAGTCCACCATGCCGCCATCCGTGAGGGTGATCCATCCTGCGGTAGACCAACCTCGATAGATGTCGGCGTTCACTACGGATTCGAGTGCGTCGGTTGGCAGCCAGAAGTCTGCAAACAGATAGAAGTGCTCTCCGCGCTTGAAGAGATACGCGGCAGCGTTCAGGTCTAGTTTGCTTGCGAGGTCGAGAGCGAACCAGCACGGCTCCCCGGCGAAGTCTTCAATACGAAGCTCGGCATCGGCCTGCCGCTCCCACGTGGCCATGTTCATCCATGCACTTCGGGCATTACACCAGACGTTCAGGTGCTTGGTCTTGAACGTATTCTGCTTGCTTGGATTCTGAATGGCTTTACGCAACTGCGATTGCAGGTAGTCCGCACGTACCGACACCCCATAGTTAGGGTTCGCCTTGCGCAAGGACTCCTCACTCTGCCAGTCGTCACCATCGTCTATCGTGTAGATGATGCCGAAGAGTTCATTGTCTTGCAGGGTGTTATCCAGAACCTTCTGGACTCGCAGCCTCATGTCATAACACGGCCCGCCCAGATTGAAGCCTGCGGTCGTGATAACAACCATGAGAGGTTGGGACCGGGCCCCCATGCCGGTGATCATCGTGTCGTAGAGCCGGGGACCGTCGTGTTCATGGTATTCGTCGACGATGGCGCAGTGGGGTGATGCGCCGTCGCCGGGATCGCCAATCAATGGTTCAAATTTGCTGGCTGTTCGGAGGATGTTCATGTTCTTTGCGCGAACATCCACTCCATAGTGATCCGTGAAGCCTTCGGCGCGAAGAGCCATGAGCCGAGCAGGGCCGTAGACCTCCCAAGCCTGTTTCTCCGTGGTTGCCCCGCTGTACACCTCGGCGCCTTCTTCGCCGTCCTCGGTGAGCATGTAGAGTCCGAGCGGCGCGACAAAGCAGGACTTGCCGTTCTTGCGAGGAATCTCCTCATATGCCTCTCGAAAGCGCCGGAGCCCGTCTGCAGTCCTTTTCCAACCAAAGAGAGTGGTATCGATGAAGCATTGCCATGGTTCAAGGTGCAGCTTCTCGCGTTGGCGGGCCCATATGCCTTTGACATGGGGCATGAGCTCCTTGAATCGGCATATCCGCTCTGCGGCGTTGCGGTCGAAGTAGTAGGGGGCGTCTTTCACTCCGTCCCATCGCGTCAGGTCGTCGAGTTGCCGTTTACAGGCTAGCCGTACCCACTTGCACGCGAGCGTACGCCCGGCGACAACATCTCTGGCGTATTGCAAGCCAGCGTCAACGTGAGGATGGGAGGATTCTTTACTGACCTTTGCCATGGGGCTACCCGAGGGCTGCGAAGCCCTGCTTATTCTTTTCCCGGTTGCCTGCAGCCGCCACTCTTGTACGGCTGCTTGGCGTCATGCCGAATTCGGTCAAGAACTTGTGCATCAGCAAGGCAGCACTGTTGGCAATGCCTACAAGCGGATGCTGGATGGTCGTACCGTTCGCCGTCACGGTCGTAAGGCGAGGGTTGTCAGGGTCGGCGTAAATTTGTGCTTCTGCTTCTGACCATCTCCCGTACGCCTGGCAGTATGCGGCGAGCGCTGCGCGGTCGATGTTGGAGAGGAGGCCAAGCCGATGCAGTTCATCCGTAATGCGGCCCCATTCCATCAGGGCTTCGCGCGAAAGGTGGCGAGGAGCAGAGGGAATCTCAGGGTTTGGGCGCGCTTCATGAGGGTTCATGCGACACTTTTGGTCGGTGCCTCGAAGAACCTTGAGGTTAGAAGGAATTGGTTTGCGCCCTGCCATAACGAGTTCTGACCCCCCCTTTCATTTTGCACGCGTAAGAATCGAAGCCCGACATCGGTCTATCCCGGCCAAAGTACAAAGAATCACCTCCCCCCACCCCTGATGCCGCGGAGCCCGCCGTCCTGCTGTGCGGTCTTGCGGCTATGGCAGGCATGGCAGAGGGGCTGGAGGTTTGCGCGATCGTCTGTGCCTCCCTGCGCGCGGCTGACGATGTGGTCGACATCCGTGGCGGCGGTGATGCGGCCCTGTGCAGCGCAGGCACGGCAAAGCGGCTCCTCGCGTAGCACCTGCGCGCGAAGCGCGCGCCATGCACTTCCGTAGCCTCGGGATGCCGCGTTGCCTCTCGTTCGATCATGGGCACGCTGTGCCGTGCGCTGTTCTTTCTTGGCGCACTCGGCATGATGAGGGCATAGGCCCGAAGGGTCTCTGGTGAGGGCTGTGCAGCCAGCGTGGCGGCAGATGCGCAGAGGACGTGCAGGCATGTTGTTCTCCCTGAATGGGCTACCGGCCCCATATGAGCGGCCACAGTTTGGACGCTAGCCCACCGGCGACTCCGGCGGCTGCCATGAGCGCGGTGAGCACCAGTTTGCCGCCCTTGCGCTGCTGTTCGGCGTCTTCGAGGGCACTAACGCGTACGTCCAAGGCATCGATACGCTGGCCCCTGATGACGCACCGCTCGGCAAGCATGGCCTTGATGACGGCGATGTCGGCCTCTATGCGGGCCAGCCTTTGTTCTTCAGTCACGGTCATATCCCCAGCCCGAGCATCCCCAGCAGGATGCGACCGATGAGGGCCATATCGTCAGAGGCATAGCCGAACCACCCCACTGACGGGAAAAGCGCCACGAGAATGGGGCGCACGATGACCTGCCAAGCCAGCGCAACGCCGCACAGCAGCCCCACCACCGACCGCCACGAGCGGACGAATCCGATGACGCCCCCCTGCGACGACTGCACTTCGGCGGTGTTGGTCGCCTGCTGGCCCATGAGCCGCTCGTGCTCCTGCTGCCGTTCGGCGCGGCGATTGGGCAGCATGTCGGCCACACGGTCGACCACGCGGCCCGCAAGCCCTCCGGTGAGCATGTCGAGCCAGCCCATCACGCCCGCCCGAGGGCCATGTCGCAGCCCCGGCCCACCGTCGCGGAGTCGTAGGGGTGCTGGCCGTT
This window encodes:
- a CDS encoding HNH endonuclease, coding for MPARPLRICRHAGCTALTRDPSGLCPHHAECAKKEQRTAQRAHDRTRGNAASRGYGSAWRALRAQVLREEPLCRACAAQGRITAATDVDHIVSRAQGGTDDRANLQPLCHACHSRKTAQQDGGLRGIRGGGR